aaacatgTTCATCATAACTTCCTACCATCACTATGTCTCTTTCTACTAGTAATGAACATATTCCTTGTtcaaatttcattttttttataacttctttatcttttataaaaaatagtgTAGAACATTCACCACCACATAATAGTAGTGAATTGTATAGTGTACATGTCCATAAGATGTCATTGGATACTTGTagagaatataaaaagactAAGTCTGGGGAGTAGACAGTAATAGACCCATTACTAGTACAAATGTATAAACGAGAAGAactaatattaatatagaTAAAAGTGTTCATGTGTGGAGTGGAGACTTCTTTAAGAAGATCAAGTGACAgattgaattttaaaagagaaTTAGAAGTGGCAGcgtataaaaaagaagaatgGATTTTGAGATCTAAAATGCCAGAAGTCTCTTGTGTACGAATAAGAGACATGTCTGAGGAATATAACTGAATATTACCAAATCTAGAAGAAGATGAATAATCGTAACTAccagtaaaaattttatcctGGTGGATAAGAATGACGCCCACGCAAGATGAAGTAGGAAAAGATTTAACGAGCACCATGGgccaaaaaaaacaatgttctaaaaaaaagctcatatgtaaaaaaaggctcatatgtaaaaaaacaatattctaaaaaaagcTCATGTAAATGTGCacaatttaatttttatataatacatCACAagttagattttttttagtccCTAAAATGAAATCTGAGAATAAGCCTTGTGTTTCTCCATTCACTTTCAAATTAGAAGACTGTCTCGCTTGCTCTTCTTGTATTTCTGACTTTACAGTCAAAAAGCCGCCAACTTAcaatgaattaaaaaatgacccattgacatttttaatatctcCACATTCTAAAATGAGTATATATGAACATTATATAACTAATTTAGATAATACATTTGTAGAAACAGTGTCTACATGTTCTAATAATATCAATAACAGATATATAGTATTTAATGACTTTGAATACCTTTTAGTATCATTTCTTAAATTGAAGTTTAATATAGTATCAATATATGACTCGTCATATATCAAGTCTCTTCTCTACGAGAGTGTCTACGAGGAATCTCTTACTAATAATCTCATTATAAGTGACTGCCCTGGTACAGTCACTTATATAGAAAAACAGGCGCACCATCTACTGCCTTATTTATCAAAGACTAAGACTCAGCAACAAGTCCTCTTGGATTTTATTAAAGGGAAGTGTATCAGTGTAGTCCAATGTTATGATAAGATGTTAGAAAAAGATCTTAATACATCAGACACTAATAATCTTGATGTAGACACTAATAATCTTGATGTATCTTTTATGACTACATATGATTTCTATAAGATGATAGTAGAACAAGGATTCTTTGAGTATAAAGATAAGATAGGAATAGTAAACGAATGGGAGaaatgtaatataaaatatcattatGGATATTTAGACTACATATTACacaagaaatattatttaaataaaaacgaaGAACTTATATTAGACAAAAATCAATCTTGTAagaataaacaaataaagaacaaatttaatgagataaagataaatggtaagagaaaattaaatataaactcggaagtattaaataatataaatattccaGGCTTAGAATACACTGCCAAAAATGGGGTCTTTTTGTATACCTGGAAATCAGGGAATATTACtaagaaatatataagGATTTTAGGCTTAGAACCATtcttgaattttataaaagagaCGAAAATCAAGGGGATGAATTATGAGATCTgtgaaatttatatttgtaatcAAGGATGTATAAATGGACCAGGGCAAATATATacagaaaataatataaacagAGAtgtatacaaaaataatagtaaTAATAGttcattattaaattcattattGGTTGGAAATCTTAAAACaagaacttttaaaaaaatcaaaagtAAAACTGTCAAGTTTCAAGTTGAttggtaaaaataaacgaAATGTCATTAAAATCgagaattaaaaattttaaaaactttgcTTGATTTTGTAAATGTCCTTTTCTAGGTATAAATGTTATTTATAGTGTTACAATGTCATAGAAATTGACATGTcattttaaatgtaaatttcattttacaTTGTAAATTTCAATTTACAATGTTACATGTCAAATAAAACTCTGCTTTATTTGACATATGTCATAAATTAATGCTCATAAATTAATGTTCATAAATtaatgtttataaattattgtttatattttttgacatttttttaagtccTGTTTGGTGATTTCTAACCAATCATGTCTAATTTCTCTCTTGTTTTTTTCGCTTCTCCTTATTTatgcatattttttttctatttatatctttatttaaattttaaatcccATGCATAATGAAACTCCAGAAGACATAAACAACTTCTTGACTATTTATTTAGTACACGACACTGACCAAGAAGAACCAAATATCTCTCCAAACACTCCTACTACTGACGCATCTCTAGACTCATTCATTACTAATCTGGCCTCAAGATTCAATTCTGAATCCAATGTTGACGTCAGAGTGCAGCGTGTCAACAGACCACTACGGATTATTGACTCACAAAACGGAGTAAGGAGTTCCTCGTCATATTTCGtgatatttgattttatactAAATGGTATTAATCATCAGATGAATGTAGAGAGACCACATGCCAGTTTGAGCGAGACTATCTTGATTTTTGAGAGTATCTTGGCTATGAGGAAAAATAGTGCGAAAATGAAGAAAGAGCATTTGAAGAAGTTTAAAAGGTTTAGAGTTACAGAGAAAATGATGAAAGAGAGTTGTAGTATTTGTATGACTAGGTATAAGAAAAGAGAAATGGCTAGAACTTTGAGCTGTGATCATACATTTCATGTTAAATGTGTAGACAAGTGGCTACTTCAACATAATTGCACGTGTCCTGTGTGTAGGAAGAAACTCTAGTAGatcaacaaaattaaaagaaaaagaaaagacaGACCAAAGAAATGaattataacaaaaataaataaacatttataatataaaattaaaatatattatattataaaagatatttatattataatataaaattaaaatcatatatataaaagaattttatttaattttttacccctcttttttgtgattttgtaaaatctaaacttcatattttaaacttattatgttaatataatatcgGTTTTCGATTTAGTTTTtcaatttgataattgtaAGTGTGTATATTATGTGttaatgcatttttattctaattattatttttgttaaactcagttccaaaatatcgtcagaatcgttttttagaatttatttgacCCTTCCAtgaaaaattgtaaaaacatTCATGTGAAAACAATTTCTAATAAGTGTCAAAAATTGAGCTTAAAAGTTcccaaaattatttcaataTGACTCATAAGTGTTTTAAACTCAACTTTACTCCTTATATGtcactaaaaagtatttttgaaaacgaTGTCTTCATCCTATCAAATTCAATCATCCCAAAATGGAAACTTACTAAAATTTACCGAGGCGGGACATATTAAAACCCTAAACATTTAGATCCCgtttcaaaacgggaaagcatacgctagtatatttatattataaaatatctattATAATACTAATATTCATTATGAATACTATCTACCTTCATAAATAAGAAGATTCAGAGAGGATTTAAAGATTATGAGGGTTTATTTCTTGCCcctatttaattttatgaaaagCCTAAGGGAAGCCACACTCAAACTCAATAAACTAATGCAAAACATAACCCAAGAAACAGTAAAAGAAGCACACAACATCATAAACAAGACTTATTCCCTTGCTTCTTCAAACTTGCCAATCTACACTTATGAAAAATGTATGCTAAAACTTCTTAGTAAGGAATGGAACACagacttatttttattactgAAAAAACAtgtagaaaatataaaagaaataaatgaagaatctgctaatatttatataccGTATTGTATACTGAAATATAAACAGTATAGGGAAAAAGACGAGAGATATGAAGAATTTATCGAAAAATGTGATGCGAAATATAAAGAGAAAATTATAgtttgttataaaaaacaaacaaagtgtttatgcaaaaaaaataaaagtataaataGAGAAGAAAACAGCATGAAATATGGAAAACTCAATGACCAGTTTATAACTGGGACAGAGGAGAATAGTGATTTGAAAACCAACAACATGGAATCATCAAGTATAAATCAATCTGATGCATCGTCTACTATTCAAACCAATGCATCTTCAACTACAAATTCATTTAATACATCTGTACCTATAACATCGTCAACTATAAATCAATCGGATGCATCGTCTACTATTCAAACCAATGCATCTTCAACTGCAAATCAATTTAATACATCTGTACCTATAATATCGTCAACTATAAATCAAACTAATACATTGTCTACTATTCAAACCAATACATCTGTACCTATAACATCATCATTTTTGAATTctgaaaaattcaaaaatgatCTATTTTGTAATACAAAAGAAATTTGCAATTTCAAGAAATCTCATCTATTTGTACCAGAGTCAAAATTCTACTCTTACTACAACAAAGGCATAAtttgtaattataaaaaagacttATTTAGTAAAATGATCCATAAATTTCTAGACCGGAAATATTCAGAATGTAAAGATCTGATCAGaatattagtaaaaaaagagtATGACAAATTACACCTGTATAATATCCTGATATTCTGTTATATACAAATGGGTATGTTTCAAGAAGGGATTTATTATCTTGATAAGTGTATAGAAATGAGTAAAGAGAAAGTTAAATggtattttataaattacaaattgGCATTTGAAAGAATGGGAAATTTACAGGGGCCCAATtcttatttaaaagaaatagaaatatatgATTGTATAAGTCAGATTGAtggaaatataaaacaggTTGAAGGAGATATAAAACAGATTAAGGGAGATATAAAACAGattaaagatttaatgTCTAGACTTGATATAACGAATACTAAATTAGAGcacaatattaaatttgagAATTCATTGGAATTTTACAGGGAGATAagaaatatagaaaataatatcaacAATAAGCAAGCCAATACACACgagcaaaaaaatttgatagaAAAACAGGGAGAAAGTAATGCGCATGAGCAAAGcgatgtaaaaaatatacacgagcaaattaatttaaaggACACACATGAAGTCTATAGCctttatatttcaaatgATATTCTGtacatttctaaaattaaaagtgGATCCTATGAAG
The genomic region above belongs to Vairimorpha necatrix chromosome 3, complete sequence and contains:
- a CDS encoding WD40 repeat domain-containing protein; its protein translation is MVLVKSFPTSSCVGVILIHQDKIFTGSYDYSSSSRFGNIQLYSSDMSLIRTQETSGILDLKIHSSFLYAATSNSLLKFNLSLDLLKEVSTPHMNTFIYINISSSRLYICTSNGSITVYSPDLVFLYSLQVSNDILWTCTLYNSLLLCGGECSTLFFIKDKEVIKKMKFEQGICSLLVERDIVMVGSYDEHVYKIFIDRIIEKKKIGGGIWRIIKKNEKFYMSCMYEGIKILGEKNYSKGELVYGIDVNEEYIIYSSFYNKVIYKIKIN
- a CDS encoding iron hydrogenase, producing the protein MKSENKPCVSPFTFKLEDCLACSSCISDFTVKKPPTYNELKNDPLTFLISPHSKMSIYEHYITNLDNTFVETVSTCSNNINNRYIVFNDFEYLLVSFLKLKFNIVSIYDSSYIKSLLYESVYEESLTNNLIISDCPGTVTYIEKQAHHLLPYLSKTKTQQQVLLDFIKGKCISVVQCYDKMLEKDLNTSDTNNLDVDTNNLDVSFMTTYDFYKMIVEQGFFEYKDKIGIVNEWEKCNIKYHYGYLDYILHKKYYLNKNEELILDKNQSCKNKQIKNKFNEIKINGKRKLNINSEVLNNINIPGLEYTAKNGVFLYTWKSGNITKKYIRILGLEPFLNFIKETKIKGMNYEICEIYICNQGCINGPGQIYTENNINRDVYKNNSNNSSLLNSLLVGNLKTRTFKKIKSKTVKFQVDW
- a CDS encoding E3 ubiquitin-protein ligase RNF13, whose amino-acid sequence is MHNETPEDINNFLTIYLVHDTDQEEPNISPNTPTTDASLDSFITNLASRFNSESNVDVRVQRVNRPLRIIDSQNGVRSSSSYFVIFDFILNGINHQMNVERPHASLSETILIFESILAMRKNSAKMKKEHLKKFKRFRVTEKMMKESCSICMTRYKKREMARTLSCDHTFHVKCVDKWLLQHNCTCPVCRKKL
- a CDS encoding separin (ESP1); its protein translation is MKSLREATLKLNKLMQNITQETVKEAHNIINKTYSLASSNLPIYTYEKCMLKLLSKEWNTDLFLLLKKHVENIKEINEESANIYIPYCILKYKQYREKDERYEEFIEKCDAKYKEKIIVCYKKQTKCLCKKNKSINREENSMKYGKLNDQFITGTEENSDLKTNNMESSSINQSDASSTIQTNASSTTNSFNTSVPITSSTINQSDASSTIQTNASSTANQFNTSVPIISSTINQTNTLSTIQTNTSVPITSSFLNSEKFKNDLFCNTKEICNFKKSHLFVPESKFYSYYNKGIICNYKKDLFSKMIHKFLDRKYSECKDLIRILVKKEYDKLHLYNILIFCYIQMGMFQEGIYYLDKCIEMSKEKVKWYFINYKLAFERMGNLQGPNSYLKEIEIYDCISQIDGNIKQVEGDIKQIKGDIKQIKDLMSRLDITNTKLEHNIKFENSLEFYREIRNIENNINNKQANTHEQKNLIEKQGESNAHEQSDVKNIHEQINLKDTHEVYSLYISNDILYISKIKSGSYEVYNTNINFTEISREYNWILLKNKDILKNETNKEIWWKERILLDKKMKILLNKIKAPDLEIKGQIFLILDEKLEEFPIEHTLLFEKASCYRLLSIEYLQDLTSISQIDLSSSIFLLDPKLSNTFDRITEHFKDIKKEIIEDDNKMKGDFICYFGHGNGLKYIDENIKSSVLFLFGCSSVRFLCINNFKKNGTIKKYIKNNRNVLGCLYEVTDKDLDMFSINLLSKNGDVSELIKECKDKMRLKYLNGCSLIVYGKPLHLQAKRA